A DNA window from Xanthomonas campestris pv. campestris str. ATCC 33913 contains the following coding sequences:
- a CDS encoding carbohydrate ABC transporter permease — MSRDVGESRWNGLLINGGLLLLALVSLAPLLWMLSVSFMPTGEASRFPPPMLPSAFTLANYHELFARTGMARNFANSLMVSGLITLGSLLINTMAGYAFAKLQFIGRERIFKILMAALVIPAQVAMLPLFLLMKQLHLVNNIGGVVVPALATVFGIFLVRQYARSIPDELIEAARIDGASEMRIFFQIVLPMLKPVLVTLTIFTFMGSWNDFMWPLIVLTDQEQYTLPVALAALSREHIMDVELMMAGAVVTVIPVLLLFLALQRYYIQGLLLGSVKG; from the coding sequence ATGAGTCGTGATGTGGGCGAATCGCGCTGGAATGGCCTGCTGATCAATGGCGGGTTGTTGCTGCTGGCGCTGGTCAGCCTGGCGCCGCTGTTGTGGATGCTGTCGGTGTCGTTCATGCCCACCGGCGAGGCCAGCCGGTTTCCGCCGCCGATGCTGCCGTCGGCGTTCACCCTGGCCAACTACCACGAGCTGTTCGCCCGCACCGGCATGGCGCGCAACTTCGCCAACAGCCTGATGGTGTCGGGGCTGATCACGCTGGGCTCGTTGCTGATCAACACCATGGCCGGCTACGCGTTTGCCAAGCTGCAGTTCATCGGCCGCGAGCGCATCTTCAAGATCCTGATGGCCGCGCTGGTGATCCCGGCGCAGGTGGCGATGCTGCCGCTGTTCCTGCTGATGAAGCAGCTGCATCTGGTCAACAACATCGGCGGGGTGGTGGTGCCGGCACTGGCCACCGTGTTCGGTATCTTCTTGGTGCGCCAGTACGCGCGCAGCATTCCCGATGAGCTGATCGAAGCGGCACGCATCGATGGCGCCAGCGAGATGCGGATCTTCTTCCAGATCGTGCTGCCGATGCTCAAGCCGGTGCTTGTCACCTTGACCATCTTCACCTTCATGGGCTCGTGGAACGACTTCATGTGGCCGCTGATCGTGCTGACCGACCAGGAGCAATACACCTTGCCGGTGGCGCTGGCCGCATTGTCGCGCGAGCACATCATGGACGTGGAATTGATGATGGCCGGCGCGGTGGTGACGGTGATTCCGGTGCTGCTATTGTTCCTGGCGCTGCAGCGTTACTACATCCAAGGTCTTCTGCTGGGGAGTGTGAAGGGGTGA
- a CDS encoding carbohydrate ABC transporter permease codes for MMKRNSVAGWVFAAPSILVLGMFFGVPVFAALVLSVTDFDLYALADSSHLRFVGLGNYIELLQTPLFWKSLWNTTYFVLLGVPMSIAVSLGAALLLNAKASRFKALFRTALFAPVVTTLVAVAVIWRYLFHIKYGLVNFGLSHLGIAPIDWLGDPRWAMPTIMLFAVWKNFGYNMVIFLAGLQAIPQDLYEAARIDGASRWKQFLHITLPMLGPVLMVVGVITISGYFQLFAEPYVMTRGDPLQSTVSVLYFMFEEGFKWWNLGRASAVAFLLFLIILTVTTVMLRFGRKKDLI; via the coding sequence ATGATGAAGCGCAACTCCGTGGCCGGCTGGGTCTTCGCCGCGCCGTCGATCCTGGTGCTGGGCATGTTCTTCGGCGTGCCGGTGTTCGCCGCGCTGGTGCTCAGCGTCACCGACTTCGACCTGTACGCACTGGCCGACAGCAGCCATCTGCGCTTCGTCGGCCTGGGCAACTACATCGAGCTGCTGCAGACGCCGCTGTTCTGGAAGTCGCTGTGGAATACCACCTACTTCGTGCTGCTGGGCGTACCGATGTCCATCGCGGTGTCGCTGGGCGCGGCGCTGCTGCTCAATGCCAAGGCTTCGCGGTTCAAGGCCTTGTTCCGCACCGCGTTGTTCGCGCCGGTGGTCACCACGCTGGTGGCAGTCGCGGTGATCTGGCGCTACCTGTTCCACATCAAGTACGGCCTGGTGAATTTCGGCCTGAGCCACCTGGGCATCGCCCCGATCGACTGGCTGGGTGATCCGCGCTGGGCAATGCCGACCATCATGCTGTTCGCGGTGTGGAAGAACTTCGGCTACAACATGGTGATCTTCCTGGCCGGCCTGCAGGCGATCCCGCAAGACCTCTACGAGGCGGCGCGCATCGACGGTGCCTCGCGCTGGAAGCAGTTCCTGCACATCACCTTGCCGATGCTCGGCCCGGTGCTGATGGTGGTCGGTGTGATCACCATCTCCGGTTATTTCCAGCTGTTCGCCGAACCCTATGTGATGACCCGCGGCGACCCACTGCAAAGCACCGTGAGCGTGCTGTATTTCATGTTCGAGGAAGGCTTCAAGTGGTGGAACCTCGGCCGCGCGTCGGCGGTGGCGTTCCTGCTGTTCCTGATCATCCTGACCGTGACCACCGTGATGCTGCGCTTCGGGCGCAAGAAGGACCTGATATGA
- a CDS encoding sugar ABC transporter substrate-binding protein, whose product MRLLKLMMMAAALCLGAAGCERSEQGQTTVRFWAMGKEAEVVAELVDEFERQNPGIKVDVQNIPMTAAHEKLLTAFAADGLPDVCQLGNTWLPEFALLDTLEPMQPYVARSSIVDPKDYFPGVWDTNLVDGTLYGVPWYVDTRLLFYRKDLLREAGYTEMPKTWAEMEQVMAAIKRHVGPDRYAILMPLNEFEQQLSFALQQDDRLLRDHDNYGNFRGEGFRKALGFYDTMYQKGWAPKVSETQVSNVWYEFFNGYYAFYLSGPWNVREFKLRQPPGMEGKWGTAPLPGPNGLGAGIAGGSSLVIFKSSQHKDAAWKLIEYLSQPTVQARFHAIIGDLPPRRSTWKLPSLANDELAHAFGDQLERVKATPKVLEWERIVQEMRLVTERVVRGGQSHEDAVQELDKRVDEILAKRRWIYEQEGGHVGPAAAPATPMPAPANAAAEGAAR is encoded by the coding sequence GTGCGCCTTTTGAAACTGATGATGATGGCCGCCGCACTGTGTCTGGGTGCGGCGGGATGTGAACGTTCCGAGCAGGGCCAGACCACCGTGCGCTTCTGGGCGATGGGCAAGGAAGCGGAGGTGGTGGCCGAGCTGGTGGATGAGTTCGAGCGGCAGAATCCCGGCATCAAGGTGGATGTGCAGAACATCCCGATGACGGCCGCGCACGAAAAGCTGCTCACCGCCTTCGCCGCCGATGGGCTGCCGGATGTGTGCCAGCTCGGCAACACCTGGCTGCCGGAATTCGCGCTGCTGGACACGCTGGAGCCGATGCAGCCGTATGTGGCGCGCTCGAGCATCGTCGATCCCAAGGACTACTTCCCCGGCGTATGGGACACCAATCTGGTCGACGGCACCTTGTACGGGGTGCCGTGGTACGTGGACACGCGCCTGTTGTTCTATCGCAAGGATTTGCTGCGCGAAGCCGGCTATACCGAGATGCCCAAGACCTGGGCGGAGATGGAGCAGGTGATGGCGGCGATCAAGCGCCATGTCGGCCCGGACCGCTACGCCATCCTGATGCCGCTCAACGAGTTCGAGCAGCAGCTGTCGTTTGCGCTGCAGCAGGACGACCGCCTGCTACGCGACCACGATAACTACGGCAACTTCCGTGGAGAAGGCTTCCGCAAGGCGCTGGGCTTCTACGACACCATGTACCAGAAGGGCTGGGCACCCAAGGTCTCCGAGACCCAGGTCTCCAACGTTTGGTACGAATTCTTCAACGGCTACTACGCGTTCTACCTGTCCGGGCCCTGGAACGTGCGCGAGTTCAAGCTGCGCCAGCCGCCGGGCATGGAAGGCAAGTGGGGCACCGCGCCGTTGCCGGGCCCCAACGGCCTGGGTGCCGGCATTGCGGGTGGCTCCAGCCTGGTGATCTTCAAGTCGTCCCAGCACAAGGACGCCGCCTGGAAGCTGATCGAATATCTGTCCCAGCCGACCGTGCAGGCGCGCTTCCACGCCATCATCGGCGACCTGCCGCCGCGCCGCAGCACCTGGAAGTTGCCGTCGCTGGCCAATGACGAGCTGGCGCATGCCTTCGGCGACCAGCTCGAGCGGGTCAAGGCCACGCCGAAGGTGCTGGAGTGGGAGCGCATCGTGCAGGAGATGCGCCTGGTGACCGAGCGCGTGGTGCGCGGCGGGCAATCGCACGAGGACGCCGTGCAGGAATTGGACAAACGCGTGGACGAGATTCTGGCCAAGCGCCGCTGGATCTACGAACAGGAAGGCGGGCATGTCGGCCCGGCGGCCGCACCGGCCACGCCGATGCCTGCGCCGGCGAATGCAGCGGCTGAAGGAGCTGCCCGATGA
- a CDS encoding glucoamylase family protein: protein MNRGKTSRWLAVPLMVGALLLASCKQAEEPKVAEKKAPVKVILVEAQIPPKPVKPPLPPLFSDIERRTFQFFWDTTNELNGLSPDRFPSRPFASIASVGFALTAYPIGIENGWVSRNQAIDRTLTTLKFFRDAPMGPQRTGKAGYKGFYYHFLDMQQGNRYDSWVELSSVDTALLMMGVLFTQSYYDGDDPREKEIRQIADTLYKRVDWRWLQQRAPLISMGWFPESGFIDHDWMGYNEAMMLYILALGSPTHGVEPDAWTVWTRTYNNDWGVYQGQEYLSFGPMFGHQYSHVWIDFRDIQDQYMRERGIDYFLNSRRATLAQRDYAIDNPMKWKDYGENVWGLTAGDGPQNTSQEYRGEQRQFRHYSSRGAGLRENFDDGTIAPTAAISSIVFAPEVVIPATEEMHKRYGDFLYSSYGFLDSFNPSFNYDIPLKTGRMVPDRGWVASDYIAIDQGPILAMIANYQNEFVWNVMKKNAYIRTGLERAGFTGGWLTPDGEPQPLPKKDEQAAAARALGMAESRAAAAQAQQDPSQRQHSSQRPKPE from the coding sequence ATGAACAGGGGTAAGACATCGCGTTGGCTGGCAGTTCCACTGATGGTGGGGGCGCTGTTGCTGGCGTCCTGCAAACAGGCCGAGGAGCCCAAGGTGGCTGAAAAGAAGGCACCCGTGAAAGTGATCCTGGTGGAAGCACAGATTCCGCCCAAGCCGGTCAAGCCGCCGCTGCCGCCGCTGTTTTCCGATATCGAACGCCGCACCTTCCAGTTTTTCTGGGACACCACCAACGAACTCAATGGGCTGTCGCCGGACCGGTTTCCCTCGCGTCCGTTCGCCAGCATCGCCTCGGTGGGCTTTGCGCTCACCGCGTATCCGATCGGTATCGAGAACGGCTGGGTCAGCCGCAATCAGGCGATCGACCGCACCTTGACCACCCTCAAATTCTTCCGCGATGCGCCGATGGGGCCGCAGCGGACCGGTAAGGCCGGCTACAAGGGCTTTTACTATCACTTTCTGGATATGCAGCAGGGCAACCGCTATGACAGCTGGGTCGAGCTGTCGAGCGTGGACACCGCGCTGCTGATGATGGGCGTGCTGTTCACCCAGTCGTACTACGACGGTGACGACCCGCGCGAAAAGGAAATCCGCCAGATCGCCGACACGCTGTACAAGCGTGTGGACTGGCGCTGGCTGCAGCAGCGGGCGCCGCTGATCTCGATGGGTTGGTTCCCCGAGAGCGGCTTCATCGACCACGACTGGATGGGCTACAACGAAGCCATGATGCTGTACATCCTGGCGCTCGGCTCGCCCACGCACGGCGTGGAGCCGGATGCGTGGACGGTCTGGACCCGCACCTACAACAACGACTGGGGCGTCTACCAGGGCCAGGAATACCTGTCCTTCGGCCCGATGTTCGGCCACCAGTACAGCCATGTCTGGATCGACTTCCGCGATATCCAGGACCAGTACATGCGCGAGCGCGGCATCGACTACTTCCTCAACAGCCGCCGCGCCACGCTGGCCCAGCGCGACTACGCCATCGATAACCCGATGAAGTGGAAGGACTATGGCGAAAACGTCTGGGGCCTCACCGCCGGCGACGGCCCGCAGAACACCAGCCAGGAATACCGCGGCGAGCAGCGCCAGTTCCGCCATTACTCTTCACGCGGCGCCGGCCTGCGCGAGAACTTCGACGACGGCACCATCGCGCCAACCGCGGCGATTTCCTCGATCGTGTTCGCACCGGAGGTGGTGATTCCGGCCACCGAAGAGATGCACAAGCGCTATGGCGACTTCCTGTATTCGAGCTATGGTTTCCTGGATTCGTTCAACCCCAGCTTCAACTACGACATCCCGCTCAAGACCGGGCGCATGGTGCCGGACCGTGGCTGGGTGGCCAGCGACTACATCGCCATCGACCAGGGCCCGATCCTGGCGATGATCGCCAACTACCAGAACGAATTTGTCTGGAACGTGATGAAGAAGAACGCCTACATCCGTACCGGCCTGGAACGCGCCGGCTTCACCGGTGGCTGGCTCACGCCCGACGGCGAGCCGCAGCCGCTGCCCAAGAAGGACGAGCAGGCCGCCGCAGCGCGCGCGCTGGGCATGGCCGAATCGCGTGCGGCCGCTGCCCAGGCGCAGCAGGACCCGTCGCAGCGGCAACACTCCTCGCAACGCCCCAAACCCGAGTAA
- a CDS encoding TonB-dependent receptor — protein MSHHHPHSASPARKLLSCALASCLLLGAAPAFAQSTAATIRGQVTVDSAPAAQAQVTATNLATGLTRTVQVTNGGYSVGGLPPGSYRLDVTANGQTTSQNVTVQVGQTATLNLGVGGEPATAAGGNATTLDAVQVKAPPVLVETRTSENATYISNVQIQNLPRATRNFLELADTVPNVQFTRDANGTTKVRSGATSAEGTNVYIDGVSQKNYVLTGGVSGQDSSRGNPFPQSAIGEYKVITSNYKAEFDQVSGAAIVASSKSGTNDFHGSFFWDTSNDGWREESPLEKKAGVRDDFEETQYGATFSGPILKDKAHFFIAYEAKEYTTPNVVIPGSIYSDRIDQLPAQLQPLVATYSTPFKEDLYFGKIDWTIGDNNLFELTGKYRKEDELNDVGQTSTFEHGSVNGQEEKRANLRWQYSGANFLNEANLSYESAFWNQAPLNDGTGYVLSYTPNRGNETDVLAAGAGSSFQRKGQKGWTFQDDLTLNSLEWHGAHTVKMGVKFKSIDLDSTQFNPANPQYYYNILSDVETPYRVRFGAPLTEGGGSVVSKNKQYGIYLQDDWEVNEHWTLNLGVRYDYEESPAFLDFVTPSDVAGALQNWPNLQNANYNINNFISTGNNRKAFKNAWQPRLGASYDLFGDQAHVIYGGAGRAYDRNIFDYLALEQLNNSFNSYSYYFTSANNPACLGDPCTAWNPAYSTQEGLNTLTANSAGGGGREVYLIDNNIKTPYSDQFSIGMRNMVPLWGQDWFTDVTLSRIESHDGFAFVRGNRLPDGSFFLPGTTSGSPTDGPDGYSAIVLGTNGVETRNNQLALQIEKPYDEESGWGLTVAYTFSDAKENRQFGEHYALDRERVEDYGWREAGGIAKNRLVVTGIYELPYEIKLSGKLSLASQTARYGQNCLAGNDQCYIVQFKPDGTLGYKEFSIAANKEWDTGGGVKFNVRADILNVFNWVNYANFNGETGTLGDLNTAYGTPTGVLASPMRTFRLAFGLNW, from the coding sequence ATGAGCCACCACCACCCCCATTCCGCCAGCCCGGCGCGCAAGCTGCTCAGCTGCGCCCTGGCCAGCTGCCTGTTGCTGGGCGCCGCGCCCGCGTTCGCGCAGAGCACCGCTGCGACCATCCGCGGCCAGGTCACGGTCGACTCCGCACCTGCTGCCCAGGCCCAGGTCACCGCCACCAATCTGGCCACCGGCCTGACCCGCACCGTGCAGGTCACCAATGGCGGCTATTCGGTTGGCGGCCTGCCGCCGGGTTCGTACCGCCTGGATGTCACCGCCAATGGGCAGACCACCTCGCAGAACGTCACCGTGCAGGTCGGCCAGACCGCCACCTTGAACCTGGGCGTCGGCGGCGAGCCGGCCACGGCCGCAGGTGGTAACGCCACCACGCTGGACGCGGTGCAGGTCAAGGCGCCGCCGGTGCTGGTGGAGACGCGCACCTCCGAGAACGCGACGTATATTTCCAACGTGCAGATCCAGAACCTGCCGCGTGCCACGCGCAACTTCCTGGAGCTGGCCGACACCGTGCCGAACGTGCAGTTCACCCGTGATGCCAACGGCACCACCAAGGTGCGCTCGGGCGCCACTTCGGCTGAAGGCACCAATGTCTACATCGATGGCGTCAGCCAGAAGAACTACGTGCTGACCGGCGGCGTCAGCGGCCAGGATTCCAGCCGCGGCAACCCGTTCCCGCAGTCGGCGATCGGCGAATACAAGGTCATCACCTCCAACTACAAGGCCGAGTTCGACCAGGTCAGCGGCGCCGCCATCGTGGCCTCGTCCAAGTCCGGCACCAACGATTTCCACGGCAGCTTCTTCTGGGATACCAGCAACGATGGCTGGCGCGAAGAGAGCCCGCTGGAGAAGAAGGCCGGCGTGCGCGACGACTTCGAGGAAACCCAGTACGGTGCGACCTTCAGCGGCCCGATCCTCAAGGACAAGGCACATTTCTTCATTGCCTATGAAGCCAAGGAATACACCACCCCCAACGTGGTGATTCCTGGCTCGATCTACTCGGACCGCATCGACCAGCTGCCGGCGCAGCTGCAGCCGCTGGTGGCTACCTACAGCACCCCGTTCAAGGAAGACCTGTACTTCGGCAAGATCGACTGGACCATTGGCGACAACAACCTGTTCGAGCTGACCGGCAAGTACCGCAAGGAAGACGAGCTCAACGACGTCGGCCAGACCTCGACCTTCGAGCACGGTAGCGTCAACGGCCAGGAAGAAAAGCGCGCCAACCTGCGCTGGCAGTACAGCGGTGCCAACTTCCTCAACGAAGCCAACCTCAGCTACGAGAGCGCGTTCTGGAACCAGGCGCCGCTCAACGACGGCACGGGCTACGTGCTCAGCTACACGCCCAACCGTGGCAACGAGACCGACGTGCTCGCTGCCGGCGCCGGCAGCAGCTTCCAGCGCAAGGGCCAGAAGGGCTGGACCTTCCAGGACGACCTGACCTTGAACAGCCTGGAATGGCATGGCGCGCACACCGTCAAGATGGGCGTGAAGTTCAAGAGCATCGATCTGGATTCCACCCAGTTCAACCCGGCCAACCCGCAGTACTACTACAACATCCTCTCCGATGTCGAAACGCCGTACCGGGTGCGCTTTGGTGCGCCGTTGACCGAAGGCGGCGGCTCGGTGGTGTCCAAGAACAAGCAGTACGGCATCTACCTGCAGGACGACTGGGAGGTCAACGAGCACTGGACCTTGAACCTGGGCGTGCGCTACGACTATGAAGAAAGCCCGGCGTTCCTGGACTTCGTGACCCCGTCGGATGTGGCCGGTGCGCTGCAGAACTGGCCCAACCTGCAGAACGCCAACTACAACATCAACAACTTCATCAGCACCGGCAACAACCGCAAGGCGTTCAAGAACGCCTGGCAGCCACGCCTGGGTGCGTCGTACGACCTGTTCGGCGACCAGGCCCACGTGATCTACGGCGGTGCCGGGCGTGCCTATGACCGCAACATCTTCGACTACCTGGCGCTCGAGCAGCTCAACAACTCGTTCAATTCGTATAGCTACTACTTCACCAGTGCCAACAACCCGGCCTGCCTGGGCGACCCATGTACGGCATGGAACCCGGCCTACAGCACGCAGGAAGGCCTGAACACCCTCACCGCCAACAGCGCCGGCGGCGGTGGTCGTGAGGTCTACCTGATCGACAACAACATCAAGACCCCGTACTCCGACCAATTCAGCATCGGCATGCGCAACATGGTGCCGCTATGGGGCCAGGACTGGTTCACCGACGTGACCCTGAGCCGGATCGAAAGTCATGACGGCTTCGCCTTCGTGCGCGGCAACCGGCTGCCCGATGGCTCGTTCTTCCTGCCGGGCACCACCTCCGGCTCGCCGACCGACGGCCCGGACGGCTACAGCGCCATCGTGCTCGGCACCAATGGTGTGGAAACCCGCAACAACCAGCTCGCGTTGCAGATCGAGAAGCCCTACGACGAAGAATCCGGATGGGGTCTGACCGTGGCCTACACCTTCTCCGATGCCAAGGAGAACCGCCAGTTCGGCGAGCACTACGCACTGGACCGCGAGCGCGTCGAAGACTACGGCTGGCGCGAGGCCGGCGGTATTGCCAAGAACCGTCTGGTCGTAACCGGCATCTACGAGCTGCCGTATGAGATCAAGCTGTCCGGCAAGTTGTCGCTTGCCAGCCAGACCGCGCGCTACGGGCAGAACTGTCTGGCCGGCAACGACCAGTGCTACATCGTGCAGTTCAAGCCGGACGGCACGCTGGGCTACAAGGAGTTCAGCATTGCGGCCAATAAAGAATGGGATACCGGTGGCGGTGTCAAATTCAACGTCCGTGCGGATATCCTCAACGTGTTCAATTGGGTGAACTACGCCAACTTTAACGGCGAGACCGGGACACTCGGTGACTTGAACACGGCATACGGCACGCCAACCGGCGTGCTGGCATCGCCGATGCGCACCTTCCGTCTGGCCTTCGGTCTGAACTGGTAA
- a CDS encoding LacI family DNA-binding transcriptional regulator translates to MAKGAVTIKDVAREARVSVATVSRALNGHDNVAGPVRQVVLDVAERLRYSPHAAARSLSSRRTQTLGVVLPDLYGEFFSELIRGIDGAARAAGQHLLVSSYHGDPEAQGRALRSMRGRVDGLLVLSPYAEQPGFLTDNLPQALPTVLINAHLPGADYPVLSIDDHAGAMAMTEHLLAAGHRRIAFIGGPALNFDARERLRGFRDAIAGHAGGAEGLEFAGDFDEASGHRAGLAMLAAGDLPDAVFAANDMTALGCLYAFAQADVSVHDDVALAGFDDIPLARFVHPALTTMRVSIARLGEQAMTRLMRLVDQPGHDDGIRQLLTPELVVRASCGAGEPGA, encoded by the coding sequence ATGGCCAAAGGTGCGGTCACCATCAAAGATGTCGCTCGAGAAGCACGCGTCTCCGTTGCCACGGTATCGCGGGCGCTCAATGGGCACGACAACGTCGCCGGGCCGGTGCGCCAGGTGGTCCTGGACGTGGCCGAACGCCTGCGCTACAGCCCGCATGCGGCGGCACGCAGCCTCAGCAGCCGGCGCACCCAGACCCTGGGTGTGGTGCTGCCTGATCTGTACGGCGAGTTCTTTTCCGAACTGATTCGCGGCATCGATGGGGCGGCGCGTGCGGCCGGGCAGCATTTGCTGGTCTCCAGCTACCACGGCGATCCCGAAGCCCAGGGCAGGGCGCTGCGTTCCATGCGCGGCCGCGTGGATGGCTTGCTGGTGTTGTCCCCGTACGCCGAGCAGCCGGGTTTTCTCACCGACAACCTGCCGCAGGCACTGCCCACCGTCCTGATCAACGCGCATCTGCCGGGCGCCGACTACCCGGTGCTGAGCATCGACGACCACGCCGGCGCAATGGCGATGACCGAGCACCTGCTTGCTGCCGGGCACCGCCGCATCGCCTTCATCGGCGGGCCGGCGCTGAACTTCGATGCGCGCGAGCGCTTGCGCGGCTTCCGTGACGCGATCGCCGGCCATGCGGGCGGAGCGGAGGGGCTCGAATTCGCCGGCGACTTCGACGAAGCCTCCGGCCATCGCGCCGGCCTTGCCATGCTGGCCGCCGGGGATCTGCCCGATGCGGTCTTCGCTGCCAATGACATGACCGCGCTCGGCTGCCTGTACGCCTTCGCCCAGGCGGATGTGTCGGTGCACGACGACGTGGCGCTGGCCGGGTTCGACGACATCCCGCTGGCGCGCTTCGTGCACCCCGCGCTGACCACGATGCGGGTCAGCATTGCGCGCCTTGGCGAGCAGGCGATGACCCGTCTGATGCGGCTGGTGGACCAGCCCGGCCACGACGACGGCATCCGCCAGTTGCTCACCCCGGAGCTGGTGGTGCGTGCGTCCTGCGGAGCCGGCGAGCCCGGCGCCTGA
- a CDS encoding BolA family protein, translating into MSRVDRIRAALQAALAPVELEVVDDSHRHAGHAGARDGRGHFNVRVVSSVFAGKAPLARHRAVYAAVGEMMQTDIHALSIEALAPGEAG; encoded by the coding sequence ATGAGCCGGGTCGACCGCATCCGCGCCGCGCTGCAGGCCGCGCTGGCACCCGTCGAACTGGAGGTGGTCGACGACAGTCATCGCCATGCCGGGCATGCGGGCGCGCGGGATGGGCGTGGGCACTTCAATGTGCGCGTGGTCAGCAGTGTGTTCGCCGGCAAGGCGCCACTGGCGCGGCACCGTGCGGTGTACGCCGCGGTGGGCGAGATGATGCAGACCGATATCCATGCGCTCTCGATCGAGGCGCTGGCGCCTGGTGAGGCGGGGTAG
- a CDS encoding YciI family protein codes for MWYVIEGYDRADALAARQQARPAHLQRLQALTAEGRLLVAGPCPAIDAEDPGPAGFSGSVMIAEFASLEAARAWADADPYVAAGVYARVDVRPFRRVLP; via the coding sequence GTGTGGTACGTAATCGAAGGCTATGACCGGGCCGATGCCCTGGCGGCACGGCAGCAGGCGAGACCGGCGCATCTGCAGCGCCTGCAGGCACTGACGGCAGAAGGGCGGCTGCTGGTGGCCGGCCCATGCCCGGCAATCGACGCCGAGGACCCGGGCCCGGCCGGCTTTAGCGGCAGCGTGATGATTGCCGAGTTCGCTTCACTGGAGGCAGCACGCGCGTGGGCCGATGCCGACCCGTATGTGGCGGCCGGGGTGTATGCGCGGGTCGACGTCCGCCCGTTCCGGCGGGTGCTGCCATGA
- a CDS encoding segregation and condensation protein A: MNSELAHDANPPATSAPPQQQEMPLAVVHGQPVLQIPQDLYIPPDALEVILDAFEGPLDLLLYLIRRQNLDILDIPVAEITRQYVDYINVMQELRFELAAEYLVMAAILAEIKSRMLLPRPPSQEGEEDDPRAELVRRLQEYERFKQAAEDLDTLPRMGRDSAPVQAHLPERAAVKLPPPVDLKEMLMALYDVLKRAELFTGHAIKREALSVRQRMGDVLSRLDDGKFYRFESLFTAEEGKLGVLVTFLALLELAKEQLLDIVQEAPLAPIYVKSLALGNTNAPLQFSSEFDDSDAANEPT, from the coding sequence ATGAATTCCGAACTCGCGCACGACGCGAATCCGCCAGCCACGAGCGCGCCACCGCAGCAGCAGGAAATGCCGCTGGCGGTCGTGCATGGGCAACCGGTGCTGCAGATCCCGCAGGATCTGTATATCCCGCCGGACGCGCTGGAAGTCATCCTGGACGCCTTCGAAGGTCCGCTGGACCTGCTGCTGTACCTGATCCGCCGTCAGAACCTGGACATCCTGGATATTCCCGTCGCCGAGATCACCCGGCAGTACGTGGACTACATCAACGTGATGCAGGAGCTGCGTTTCGAACTGGCGGCCGAATACCTGGTGATGGCCGCGATCCTGGCCGAGATCAAGTCGCGCATGCTGCTGCCGCGCCCGCCCAGCCAGGAAGGCGAAGAAGACGACCCGCGCGCAGAACTGGTGCGCCGGCTGCAGGAATACGAGCGGTTCAAGCAGGCCGCCGAGGATCTGGACACCCTGCCCCGCATGGGCCGCGACTCGGCGCCGGTGCAGGCGCATCTGCCCGAACGCGCCGCGGTCAAGCTGCCGCCACCGGTGGATCTGAAAGAAATGCTGATGGCGCTGTACGACGTGCTCAAACGCGCCGAACTGTTTACCGGGCATGCGATCAAGCGCGAGGCGCTGAGCGTGCGCCAGCGCATGGGCGATGTGCTCAGCCGTCTGGACGACGGCAAGTTCTACCGATTCGAATCGCTGTTCACTGCCGAGGAAGGCAAGCTCGGCGTGCTGGTCACCTTTTTGGCGTTGCTGGAATTGGCCAAGGAGCAGTTGCTGGACATCGTGCAGGAAGCGCCGCTGGCGCCGATCTACGTGAAGTCGCTGGCGTTGGGCAATACCAATGCGCCGTTGCAATTCTCCAGCGAATTCGACGACAGCGACGCTGCCAACGAACCCACCTGA